The Haloplanus salinarum genome includes a region encoding these proteins:
- the trpE gene encoding anthranilate synthase component I, with translation MTPDTDRASFADALAGRTEPAVARLAVTLDVETTPLSAYAALDDRSDYGFLLESAEKTPSSDPEGAFTSGGGTDRHARYSFVGYDPDAVVSVTGTDVTVESLGGRAADLLAERAGLDADGGDADVLDALRTALPDVDRVGFPAADRQHLDGGLVGFLAYDAVYDLWLDEVGVERPDPVVPDAEFVLTTRTVAFDHAEGTVELVFTPVVGPGADPGAVHDRLLDEAETVERALAAHDAPETGGFVKTGETAGPREAYEDAVRRAKEHVLDGDIYQGVISRKRELTGEVDPLGLYESLRAVNPSPYMYLLRHGDRSIVGASPETLVSVRGRRVVSNPIAGTCPRGSGPVEDRRLAGEMLADGKERAEHTMLVDLARNDVRRVSEPGSVRVEEFMNVLKYSHVQHIESTVTGTLATGTDPGAGGERSPPFDVFDATRATFPAGTLTGAPKVRAMEIIDELERDARGVYGGGVGYYSWSGDAEFAIVIRTATVEHGAEDRITVQAGAGIVADSDPASEYEETEQKMGGVLDALERIETTAPGVRR, from the coding sequence GTGACGCCCGACACGGACCGGGCGAGCTTCGCCGACGCCCTCGCCGGCCGCACGGAGCCGGCCGTCGCCCGCCTCGCGGTCACGCTCGACGTCGAGACGACGCCCCTGTCGGCCTACGCCGCCCTCGACGACCGCAGCGACTACGGGTTCCTGCTGGAGAGCGCGGAGAAGACCCCCTCCAGCGACCCCGAGGGCGCCTTCACCTCCGGCGGCGGGACCGACCGCCACGCCCGCTACTCGTTCGTCGGCTACGACCCCGACGCCGTCGTCTCGGTCACGGGAACCGACGTGACCGTCGAGTCGCTCGGCGGCCGGGCGGCCGATCTGCTCGCCGAGCGGGCGGGCCTCGACGCGGACGGCGGGGACGCCGACGTCCTCGACGCCCTCCGGACGGCCCTGCCCGACGTCGACCGCGTGGGGTTCCCGGCCGCCGACCGCCAGCACCTCGACGGCGGGCTGGTCGGCTTCCTCGCCTACGACGCCGTCTACGACCTCTGGCTCGACGAGGTGGGCGTCGAGCGCCCCGACCCCGTCGTCCCCGACGCGGAGTTCGTCCTGACGACGCGGACGGTCGCCTTCGACCACGCCGAGGGGACGGTCGAACTCGTCTTCACCCCGGTCGTCGGACCGGGCGCGGACCCCGGTGCCGTCCACGACCGCCTCCTCGACGAGGCCGAGACGGTCGAGCGCGCCCTCGCGGCCCACGACGCGCCCGAGACGGGCGGGTTCGTGAAGACCGGCGAGACGGCCGGCCCCCGCGAGGCGTACGAGGACGCGGTGCGTCGAGCGAAGGAACACGTCCTCGACGGCGACATCTACCAGGGCGTTATCTCCCGGAAGCGCGAACTCACCGGCGAGGTCGACCCCCTGGGGCTGTACGAGTCGCTCCGGGCGGTCAACCCCTCGCCGTACATGTACCTCCTGCGCCACGGCGATCGGTCCATCGTCGGCGCCAGCCCCGAGACGCTGGTGTCGGTGCGGGGCCGACGGGTCGTCTCGAATCCCATCGCCGGCACCTGCCCCCGGGGGTCGGGTCCGGTCGAGGACCGGCGGCTCGCCGGCGAGATGCTCGCCGACGGCAAGGAGCGCGCCGAACACACGATGCTCGTCGACCTGGCGCGCAACGACGTGCGCCGCGTCTCGGAGCCGGGATCGGTCCGGGTCGAGGAGTTCATGAACGTGCTCAAATACTCCCACGTCCAGCACATCGAGTCGACGGTGACGGGGACGCTCGCGACCGGAACGGATCCGGGCGCCGGCGGCGAGCGGTCGCCGCCGTTCGACGTCTTCGACGCCACGCGGGCGACGTTCCCCGCCGGGACGCTCACCGGGGCGCCGAAGGTGCGCGCCATGGAGATCATCGACGAACTCGAACGCGACGCCCGGGGCGTCTACGGCGGCGGCGTCGGCTACTACTCGTGGTCCGGCGACGCCGAGTTCGCCATCGTCATCCGGACCGCGACGGTGGAACACGGGGCCGAGGACCGGATCACCGTCCAGGCGGGCGCGGGTATCGTCGCCGACAGCGACCCCGCGAGCGAGTACGAGGAGACCGAACAGAAGATGGGCGGCGTCCTCGACGCGCTCGAACGCATCGAGACGACGGCCCCGGGGGTGCGCCGATGA
- a CDS encoding PQQ-binding-like beta-propeller repeat protein: protein MPSIERRTFLGTLSAGVVAGFGGCSSSCPDDDTPTPSTTFGTGEADRGFDSLPGGDWPAPRFDPANTGFAPSRRPPTDAPTLRWRTTLSAPTVDGVTADVSPPAVADGRVFLTTGAGAFALSLRDGREEWRYGDLSPATTSAGGHGATPAPPVVRSGTVYVPTADGVVALRTDDGTERWRATGVVPTASPTVADGAVFVPTGDELAALDTAGGGRRWTATTDGGSRLAVADGAVVVAGGDLRGLDAATGDRLWSSSVDPRSRPAVADGVVYVGTGEGILGAALDDGTERWLVDRGGGRTYSTPVVTPETVYAVERPGEAGEATFALDRTGDGAPDPRWCSFVGEGAVTAAAGDHAFAIQSHAGDRPTPPRLLAFTARFGEATWGYRSAEPVVSPAVLDGGVVTATRDGTVVAVGGG from the coding sequence CGGGCGAGGCCGATCGGGGGTTCGACTCGCTCCCCGGCGGCGACTGGCCCGCGCCCCGGTTCGACCCCGCCAACACCGGGTTCGCGCCGTCCCGCCGGCCGCCGACCGACGCCCCGACGCTCCGCTGGCGAACGACGCTCTCCGCCCCGACGGTCGACGGCGTCACGGCCGACGTGAGTCCGCCGGCGGTCGCCGACGGCCGGGTCTTCCTCACGACCGGCGCGGGCGCGTTCGCGCTCTCGCTCCGCGACGGCCGCGAGGAGTGGCGATACGGGGACCTCTCGCCCGCGACGACGTCGGCCGGCGGCCACGGCGCGACGCCCGCGCCGCCGGTCGTCCGCTCCGGCACCGTGTACGTCCCCACCGCCGACGGCGTCGTCGCCCTCCGAACCGACGACGGGACCGAGCGGTGGCGAGCCACCGGGGTCGTCCCCACCGCGTCGCCGACCGTCGCCGACGGGGCGGTGTTCGTCCCCACCGGTGACGAACTGGCGGCGCTCGACACCGCCGGCGGCGGCCGTCGGTGGACGGCCACGACGGACGGCGGGTCGCGTCTCGCCGTCGCCGACGGCGCCGTCGTCGTCGCCGGCGGGGACCTGCGCGGACTGGACGCCGCGACCGGCGACCGCCTGTGGTCGTCGTCGGTCGACCCTCGGTCCCGGCCCGCCGTCGCCGACGGGGTCGTCTACGTCGGTACCGGCGAGGGGATCCTCGGGGCCGCCCTCGACGACGGCACGGAGCGCTGGCTCGTCGACCGGGGCGGGGGACGCACCTACTCGACCCCGGTCGTCACCCCCGAGACCGTCTACGCCGTCGAACGACCGGGGGAGGCCGGCGAGGCGACGTTCGCCCTCGACCGGACCGGCGACGGCGCCCCCGACCCGCGCTGGTGTTCGTTCGTCGGCGAGGGGGCGGTGACCGCCGCCGCCGGCGACCACGCCTTCGCCATCCAGTCGCACGCGGGGGACCGACCGACCCCCCCGCGACTGCTCGCGTTCACCGCGCGCTTCGGCGAGGCGACGTGGGGGTATCGCAGCGCCGAACCCGTGGTGTCGCCCGCGGTCCTCGACGGCGGCGTCGTCACGGCGACGCGAGACGGCACCGTGGTGGCCGTCGGGGGTGGCTGA
- a CDS encoding phosphoribosylanthranilate isomerase yields MVRAKICGVTNETDLRAVSEAGAAAVGIITEVSVDTPREVAPDRAADLVAAAPPFLSTVLVSMPDSPARAVELAGAVAPDAIQLHGDLDAEDVRYVRREARADVITAVDAAATDRVRGYDGVADAVLIDSTTESGAGGTGETHDWDAAADLVDDCSTPVVLAGGLTPENVAEAARTVGPYAVDVSSGVERRGGEKDHEAVRAFVRNAGVEVSP; encoded by the coding sequence ATGGTCCGGGCGAAGATCTGCGGTGTGACCAACGAGACGGATCTGCGGGCGGTCTCCGAGGCCGGCGCCGCCGCGGTCGGTATCATCACCGAGGTGAGCGTCGACACGCCCCGGGAGGTCGCCCCCGACCGCGCGGCCGACCTGGTCGCGGCCGCGCCCCCCTTCCTCTCGACCGTGCTGGTGTCGATGCCCGACAGCCCGGCGCGTGCGGTCGAACTCGCGGGCGCCGTCGCCCCCGACGCGATCCAACTTCACGGCGACTTGGACGCCGAGGACGTCCGGTACGTCCGCCGGGAGGCCCGCGCGGACGTGATCACGGCCGTCGACGCGGCCGCCACCGACCGCGTCCGCGGGTACGACGGCGTCGCCGACGCCGTCCTGATCGACTCGACGACCGAGTCGGGCGCGGGCGGGACCGGCGAGACCCACGACTGGGACGCCGCCGCCGACCTGGTCGACGACTGCTCGACGCCGGTCGTCCTCGCGGGGGGACTGACCCCCGAGAACGTCGCCGAGGCGGCCCGGACGGTCGGTCCCTACGCGGTCGACGTCTCCAGCGGCGTCGAACGCCGCGGCGGCGAGAAGGACCACGAGGCGGTCAGGGCCTTCGTTCGCAACGCCGGCGTGGAGGTGTCGCCGTGA
- the trpD gene encoding anthranilate phosphoribosyltransferase, translating into MQDYIERVTDGEDLSGEEARDAARAVFEEATEAQIGALLAALRAKGETETEIAGFAKGMRDAARTITPDRSPLVDTCGTGGDDYDTINVSTTSAIVAAGAGAAVAKHGNYSVSSTSGSADVLEVAGVDVEAEPPAVEGAIERDGIGFMLAPVFHPAMKAVIGPRKELGMRTVFNVLGPLTNPAGADAQVVGVYDPDLVPVLAHALARMDVDRAMVVHGAGMDEIAIHDATTVAEVDGDEVTEYTLTPADLGLERAPVEAVAGGDPEANAADLRGIVAGEVTGPKRDIILANAGAALYVAGIADDLPGGVDAAREAIDSGAAAAKLDDLRGV; encoded by the coding sequence ATGCAGGATTATATCGAGCGCGTTACCGACGGGGAGGACTTGAGCGGCGAGGAGGCACGGGACGCGGCCCGGGCCGTCTTCGAGGAAGCGACGGAGGCCCAGATCGGGGCGTTGCTCGCGGCGCTCCGGGCGAAGGGGGAGACCGAGACGGAGATCGCGGGCTTCGCGAAGGGGATGCGCGACGCTGCCCGGACCATCACCCCCGACCGGTCGCCGCTGGTCGACACCTGCGGGACCGGCGGCGACGACTACGATACGATCAACGTCTCGACGACGAGCGCCATCGTCGCTGCGGGCGCGGGCGCCGCCGTCGCCAAACACGGCAACTACTCCGTCTCCTCTACCTCCGGCAGCGCGGACGTCCTCGAGGTCGCCGGGGTGGACGTCGAGGCCGAACCGCCCGCCGTGGAGGGAGCGATCGAGCGCGACGGCATCGGCTTCATGCTCGCGCCGGTCTTCCACCCGGCGATGAAGGCCGTCATCGGCCCGCGGAAGGAACTGGGGATGCGCACGGTGTTCAACGTCCTCGGGCCGCTGACCAACCCCGCCGGCGCCGACGCGCAGGTGGTCGGCGTCTACGACCCCGACCTCGTGCCCGTCCTCGCCCACGCGCTCGCTCGGATGGACGTCGACCGGGCGATGGTGGTCCACGGCGCCGGGATGGACGAGATCGCCATCCACGACGCCACGACCGTCGCCGAGGTCGACGGCGACGAGGTGACCGAGTACACGCTAACGCCGGCCGACCTGGGGCTGGAACGGGCCCCCGTCGAGGCGGTCGCGGGCGGCGACCCCGAGGCGAACGCCGCCGACCTCCGCGGCATCGTCGCCGGCGAGGTGACGGGGCCGAAACGCGACATCATCCTCGCGAACGCGGGCGCGGCCCTCTACGTCGCCGGGATCGCCGACGACCTGCCGGGCGGCGTGGACGCGGCCCGCGAGGCCATCGACTCCGGCGCCGCCGCCGCCAAACTCGACGACCTGCGGGGTGTGTGA
- the trpG gene encoding anthranilate synthase component II, with product MKVLVIDNFDSFTYNLVEYISDHPDPLTGDPITVEVLKNTATLDAVRAVDPDAIVVSPGPGHPKNDRDVGVTNAVLREVSPDVPTLGVCLGLEAAVYAYGGTVGHAPEPIHGKAYPVDHDGEGVFAGLEGGFRAGRYHSLVATDVPDCFAVSATTTHADAEGGEHELVMGIRHREHPIECVQFHPESVLTAVGHDVIDNFLRAARTPDATA from the coding sequence ATGAAGGTCCTCGTCATCGATAACTTCGATTCGTTCACCTACAACCTCGTCGAGTACATCTCGGACCATCCCGATCCGCTGACCGGCGACCCGATCACTGTCGAGGTGCTGAAAAACACCGCCACCCTCGATGCGGTCCGCGCGGTCGATCCGGACGCCATCGTCGTCAGTCCCGGACCCGGACACCCGAAGAACGACCGCGACGTGGGCGTGACCAACGCGGTCCTCCGGGAGGTGAGCCCGGACGTACCGACCCTGGGGGTCTGTCTCGGCCTCGAAGCGGCCGTCTACGCCTACGGCGGCACGGTCGGGCACGCCCCGGAACCGATCCACGGCAAGGCCTACCCCGTCGACCACGACGGCGAGGGGGTCTTCGCCGGCCTCGAAGGGGGTTTTCGCGCCGGCCGCTATCACTCCCTCGTGGCGACGGACGTCCCCGACTGCTTCGCGGTGTCGGCGACGACGACCCACGCCGACGCCGAGGGGGGCGAACACGAACTCGTCATGGGGATCCGCCACCGCGAGCACCCCATCGAGTGTGTCCAGTTCCACCCCGAGAGCGTGTTGACCGCCGTCGGCCACGACGTGATCGACAACTTCCTGCGCGCGGCCCGGACGCCGGACGCGACGGCCTAG